The following proteins are co-located in the Luteolibacter rhizosphaerae genome:
- the sigJ gene encoding RNA polymerase sigma factor SigJ produces MMMENSATIFEEQRSFLHSLAYRMLGSSADADDIVQEAWLRWAGVPLAEVDSPRSFLGKTVTRLCLDQLKSARVKRETYVGPWLPEPIAEEPGDASSDDVSYAMLHAMERLSPLERAAFLLHDVFGESFEEIGNFLSKDAAACRQLASRARKHLRAEAPRHQVDPGEGKRLAMAFLQAARGGDLAALKELLLPEAILYSDGGGIVRAALLPIYGNDRISRMYDSLTRRNLIPTEVREVRYNGLDGLIYILDGQITDLLLFEPQDGKIGRMYAHRNPEKLARIFGVGSV; encoded by the coding sequence ATGATGATGGAGAACTCCGCCACGATCTTCGAGGAACAACGCTCCTTCCTGCACTCGCTTGCCTATCGCATGCTGGGCAGTTCCGCCGATGCCGATGACATTGTGCAGGAGGCCTGGCTGCGCTGGGCGGGTGTGCCCTTGGCAGAGGTCGATTCGCCGCGCTCTTTCCTCGGCAAGACGGTGACGCGGCTGTGCCTGGACCAGCTCAAGTCGGCGCGGGTGAAGCGCGAGACCTATGTCGGGCCGTGGCTGCCCGAACCGATTGCGGAGGAGCCGGGGGATGCGAGCAGCGATGACGTGTCCTATGCGATGCTGCATGCGATGGAGCGCCTGAGTCCGCTGGAGCGGGCGGCCTTTCTCTTGCACGATGTCTTCGGGGAGTCCTTCGAGGAGATTGGAAATTTCCTCTCCAAGGATGCGGCGGCCTGCCGTCAGCTTGCGTCGCGCGCGCGGAAGCATCTGCGCGCCGAGGCACCACGCCATCAGGTGGATCCCGGCGAGGGGAAGAGGCTGGCAATGGCTTTCCTGCAAGCGGCGCGCGGCGGGGATCTGGCGGCCTTGAAGGAGCTGCTGTTGCCGGAGGCGATCCTTTACTCGGATGGTGGCGGTATCGTGCGGGCGGCGCTGCTGCCAATCTACGGCAACGATCGTATTTCGCGGATGTACGATAGCCTGACGCGGCGGAATTTGATCCCGACGGAGGTGCGGGAGGTGAGATACAATGGCTTGGACGGATTGATCTACATTCTGGACGGGCAGATCACGGACTTGCTCTTGTTCGAGCCGCAGGACGGTAAGATCGGGCGGATGTATGCGCATAGGAATCCGGAGAAGCTGGCGCGGATCTTCGGGGTCGGGAGTGTTTAA
- a CDS encoding beta strand repeat-containing protein, with product MNPESTRTRLGALAAATVVATSAALTANAATYAWQNTGTNNNWSTAPADTNWFIDAGTTLSPWTDANAAVFSGATGETIALTGTLAPASTSVSDAGTWIMNGTGVLGGSGTLSKSGTGTLTLSNTTANTFSGGTTITGGTLAIGTGGTGANTGTVSALGTGSVAISGGGTLKLWIQNSTAFTYANALNIDGGNVLSEDGTNTISGPITLGTGGATLRSKWNGKNLIATGVISGSAPVTIARSADGAGHADSTVILTNSNTYTGGTTVNSAQLQLGNAVATDKGTTGVIRGTLTVNSPGAAILGFTNALGYGAGVKVDTFNINGATVNHTANGDNGWGITYNFTGGTLQTTGTGRFSFGGGTSVNTAAALAPASINGSVFMRDSNPGNIVPFNVADGQAFVDLALNANLTIGTGGAGVGISKSGPGTMLVSGAGNTFTGPTSVNAGTLALGATGSLASSPMSVAGGGAFRIDSAGKTLPSLTAANGSTLILPAVPGGTTTVTGALHLDNGATINVAPLITGATVNGTYDLVTAGSITGSGTVIASPASAFGPTRVAGTASVSGNKLRFTVTTPGASLIWNNATAAGAAIGTWDTNLSANFNNGGSNDVFKALDSVTFNDSVAAGTAKTINVAGSVAPAAITVNNSNGDYTLTALAANAGQLDGIVALGKSGSASLTLGANLIYGSAGGSVALSGGTLNLGGKVLPSQAAFTLLGNATLSNGTLPVGGSSSLQQGTISGVLTGAGSFTKTTANTVLITGATNLTGVGTVSEGTLQVGNGSNAGTLGTPTVTILPGGTLAFNRNDTAVPAITAIFNGTGALLFNGTNNGTNGQSSYGLNGNSSAFAGTVQVNNSRLTLDNANDAGTAPITTGTNGQVFVTAGTIPNPMTISGTGWGEAAGQLGAIRAQGGTLTGPITLAGDSRISTHNGSSTISGAIGEAGGARNLEIGGTSVATNLTLSGANTYTGTTTVTNGTLNLRGSLANTAVTIATGSTLSGNGSIGGSVAFASGATNLGVNLALPGTLSVAGAASFGGTTTVALTPNAGVTPGGTITLMTYGSATGTPANFAIQNPANYRQAIFNVGATALTVDIGSRALTWTGTGGLAWDIATTTNWTATPSGANGFFQGDAVSFTDAAGAANANVTTAAALLPSTVTINNSTTVPYSITGTGSIGGGASLVKNGNGTATLNLVMSYNGGTTVNGGTLIFDANGQQNRQPAGAQLTVNNGAILQFQGANVGGTAANSLNATVNAGGTFRIVSGASPATSPSINSHAHVNNLNLNGGTLELPYAGTGVLYNAESLQFNGTLTVGGSTPSAITSSADAATHGFALSGDRTFLVPDVTGNSNSDLVITAELENSDAGNGALTKTGAGTLELSAVNSYSAGTTISAGTLLINEALSGSATGTGPVTIAAGASLTGTVGSTGIIRTGALTLAGNYRTDISGFDSDILEVTGNINLTGATLNVSGAVTEEYYVIGSYTGTRTGNFATLNGVPPGYSVFFDEGIPTNKLIILGIATGYQDWLAGFPGLSNTAAEADPDFDGLANILEYVLGGDPRIGNGSVAPTQQINGANFVVSFSRNDDSEADANLTLEWNTDLGATWNQITIPGATAGNVTVVENGASPDTITVTIPRNGNTRMYARLRATEN from the coding sequence ATGAACCCCGAATCGACCCGCACCCGCTTGGGTGCACTGGCCGCGGCTACTGTTGTCGCGACTTCCGCTGCCCTCACGGCCAATGCCGCTACTTATGCGTGGCAGAACACCGGCACTAACAATAACTGGAGCACCGCCCCCGCCGATACCAATTGGTTCATCGATGCAGGCACCACCTTGTCTCCTTGGACCGATGCCAATGCGGCGGTCTTCTCCGGAGCCACCGGTGAAACCATCGCCCTCACCGGCACGCTTGCACCCGCATCCACCTCCGTGAGCGATGCCGGCACATGGATCATGAACGGCACCGGCGTGCTCGGCGGATCCGGCACCCTTTCCAAAAGCGGCACCGGCACCCTCACGCTCTCGAATACGACTGCGAACACCTTTTCCGGCGGCACCACGATCACCGGCGGCACTCTCGCCATCGGCACCGGCGGTACCGGTGCGAATACCGGCACCGTCTCTGCCCTCGGCACCGGCAGCGTCGCAATCAGCGGCGGCGGCACCCTGAAGCTGTGGATCCAGAACTCCACCGCCTTCACCTACGCGAATGCCCTCAACATCGATGGCGGCAATGTCCTTAGCGAAGACGGCACCAATACCATCTCCGGCCCCATCACGCTGGGTACCGGCGGCGCCACGCTGCGTTCGAAGTGGAATGGCAAGAACCTCATCGCCACCGGCGTCATCTCCGGATCGGCACCAGTCACCATCGCGCGCTCCGCGGACGGTGCCGGCCACGCAGACTCCACGGTGATTCTGACCAACTCGAACACCTACACCGGCGGCACCACGGTAAACTCTGCCCAGCTCCAGCTCGGCAATGCCGTGGCCACCGACAAGGGCACCACCGGCGTGATCCGCGGCACGCTCACCGTGAATAGCCCCGGTGCCGCCATCCTCGGCTTCACGAATGCCCTCGGCTATGGCGCGGGTGTTAAGGTCGATACCTTCAACATCAATGGCGCCACCGTGAACCACACGGCGAACGGCGACAACGGCTGGGGCATCACCTACAACTTCACTGGTGGCACCCTGCAAACCACCGGCACCGGTCGTTTCTCGTTCGGTGGAGGCACTTCCGTCAACACGGCCGCCGCGCTGGCCCCTGCTTCGATCAACGGCAGCGTCTTCATGCGCGACAGCAATCCGGGTAACATCGTGCCCTTCAATGTTGCAGACGGGCAGGCGTTCGTCGATCTCGCGCTGAATGCGAATCTCACGATCGGCACGGGTGGGGCGGGCGTTGGCATTTCGAAGTCCGGGCCCGGAACCATGCTCGTGAGCGGGGCGGGTAACACCTTCACCGGGCCAACAAGCGTCAATGCCGGCACGCTGGCACTCGGAGCCACCGGCTCCCTTGCGAGTTCCCCCATGAGTGTGGCCGGCGGCGGTGCTTTCCGTATCGATAGCGCGGGGAAAACGCTGCCATCCCTCACCGCGGCCAATGGTTCCACGCTGATCCTGCCAGCCGTCCCCGGCGGGACCACCACGGTGACCGGAGCTCTGCATCTCGATAACGGTGCTACCATCAATGTTGCGCCCCTGATCACCGGAGCCACGGTCAATGGCACGTACGATCTCGTCACCGCCGGAAGCATCACCGGCAGCGGGACGGTGATCGCCTCTCCTGCCAGCGCCTTCGGCCCGACCCGCGTGGCCGGCACCGCTTCGGTCAGCGGCAACAAGCTTCGTTTCACCGTCACCACTCCTGGTGCCAGCCTCATCTGGAACAATGCCACTGCCGCCGGAGCCGCCATCGGAACCTGGGACACGAATCTCAGCGCCAACTTCAACAACGGCGGCAGCAACGATGTCTTCAAGGCGCTCGACTCGGTCACCTTCAACGACAGCGTCGCCGCAGGCACGGCCAAGACCATCAACGTGGCAGGAAGCGTGGCCCCGGCCGCCATCACGGTGAACAACAGCAATGGCGACTACACCTTGACCGCACTGGCAGCGAATGCCGGGCAGCTTGACGGAATCGTCGCACTCGGCAAAAGCGGCTCCGCGTCGCTCACGCTGGGAGCCAACCTGATCTATGGCTCCGCGGGAGGATCGGTCGCACTCAGCGGCGGCACTTTGAACCTCGGCGGAAAGGTGCTGCCCAGCCAAGCGGCCTTCACGCTGCTGGGTAATGCCACTCTCTCCAATGGCACGCTGCCAGTGGGAGGAAGCTCCTCGCTCCAGCAGGGCACCATCTCCGGCGTCCTTACCGGCGCAGGCAGCTTCACGAAAACCACCGCGAATACCGTGCTGATCACCGGAGCCACCAACCTCACCGGTGTCGGCACCGTCAGCGAAGGAACCCTGCAGGTCGGCAATGGCAGCAACGCTGGCACCTTGGGCACGCCTACCGTCACGATCCTTCCCGGCGGCACGCTTGCCTTCAACCGGAACGACACCGCCGTGCCCGCGATCACCGCGATCTTCAATGGCACCGGTGCGTTGCTCTTTAACGGCACCAACAACGGCACCAACGGCCAATCGAGCTACGGTCTGAACGGCAACAGCAGCGCCTTCGCCGGCACGGTCCAAGTCAACAACAGCCGCCTCACGCTCGATAACGCGAACGACGCCGGCACCGCACCCATCACCACCGGCACCAATGGCCAGGTCTTCGTGACAGCCGGGACGATCCCGAACCCGATGACGATCTCCGGCACCGGCTGGGGTGAAGCCGCAGGACAACTCGGCGCGATCCGCGCACAAGGCGGCACCCTCACCGGACCAATCACCCTGGCGGGCGATAGCCGCATCAGCACCCACAACGGCAGCTCCACCATCTCCGGTGCGATCGGCGAGGCCGGCGGCGCGCGCAACCTCGAGATCGGCGGCACCAGCGTGGCTACCAACCTGACCCTCAGCGGTGCCAATACCTACACCGGCACCACCACCGTGACGAACGGCACGCTGAACCTGCGTGGCAGCTTGGCAAACACGGCGGTCACCATCGCCACCGGCTCCACCCTCAGCGGGAATGGCAGCATCGGCGGTTCGGTGGCCTTCGCCAGCGGAGCCACCAATCTCGGCGTGAATCTCGCGCTTCCCGGCACCCTCTCCGTGGCCGGTGCCGCCAGCTTCGGCGGCACCACCACGGTGGCGCTGACTCCGAATGCCGGCGTCACCCCGGGCGGCACCATCACGCTGATGACCTATGGCTCCGCCACCGGCACCCCGGCGAACTTCGCGATCCAGAACCCCGCCAATTATCGCCAGGCCATCTTCAATGTCGGTGCCACCGCGCTGACCGTGGATATCGGCTCGCGGGCCCTGACTTGGACCGGCACCGGCGGCCTTGCCTGGGATATCGCCACCACCACGAACTGGACCGCGACTCCCTCGGGAGCGAATGGCTTCTTCCAGGGCGATGCCGTGAGCTTCACCGACGCCGCGGGCGCTGCAAATGCGAACGTGACCACGGCGGCGGCCTTGCTGCCTTCCACCGTCACCATCAACAACAGCACCACGGTGCCCTACAGCATCACCGGCACCGGCAGCATCGGCGGCGGCGCCTCGCTGGTGAAGAACGGCAACGGCACCGCGACGCTCAACCTCGTGATGAGCTACAACGGCGGCACGACCGTGAACGGCGGCACGCTCATCTTCGATGCGAACGGCCAGCAAAACCGCCAGCCGGCAGGGGCTCAGCTCACCGTGAACAACGGTGCCATCCTCCAGTTCCAAGGCGCGAATGTGGGCGGCACCGCAGCGAACTCGCTGAATGCGACCGTGAATGCGGGCGGCACCTTCCGCATCGTCTCCGGCGCCAGCCCCGCCACGAGCCCGTCCATCAACAGCCACGCCCATGTCAACAACCTGAACTTGAACGGTGGCACCCTGGAGCTTCCTTATGCGGGCACCGGCGTACTCTACAACGCGGAGTCGCTTCAATTCAACGGCACGCTCACGGTCGGCGGCAGCACGCCTTCCGCCATCACCTCGTCCGCGGATGCCGCCACCCACGGCTTCGCCCTCTCCGGCGACCGGACCTTCCTGGTTCCGGATGTCACCGGCAATTCCAACTCCGATCTGGTGATCACCGCCGAGCTTGAAAACAGCGATGCCGGTAACGGTGCCCTGACCAAGACCGGAGCGGGTACGCTGGAGCTCAGTGCCGTGAATAGCTACAGCGCGGGCACCACCATCAGCGCGGGGACCCTGCTCATCAACGAGGCCCTCAGCGGTAGCGCCACCGGCACGGGCCCGGTGACCATCGCTGCAGGAGCCAGCCTCACCGGCACGGTCGGATCCACGGGCATCATCCGCACCGGTGCCCTCACGCTGGCGGGTAACTACCGCACCGACATCTCCGGCTTCGATTCGGATATCCTCGAAGTCACCGGCAATATCAACCTCACCGGTGCCACGCTGAACGTGTCGGGCGCCGTGACCGAGGAATACTACGTGATCGGCAGCTACACCGGCACGCGCACCGGGAACTTCGCCACGCTCAACGGCGTGCCTCCGGGCTACTCGGTGTTCTTCGACGAAGGCATCCCCACGAACAAGCTGATCATCCTCGGCATCGCCACCGGCTATCAGGACTGGCTCGCGGGCTTCCCCGGTCTGAGCAATACCGCGGCAGAGGCTGATCCCGACTTCGACGGGCTCGCCAACATCCTGGAGTATGTGCTCGGCGGCGATCCGCGGATCGGCAACGGCTCGGTGGCTCCCACGCAGCAGATCAACGGGGCGAACTTCGTGGTCAGCTTCTCGCGCAACGATGATTCGGAAGCGGATGCCAACCTGACCCTTGAGTGGAACACCGACCTCGGTGCCACCTGGAACCAGATCACCATCCCCGGCGCCACCGCGGGCAATGTGACGGTCGTCGAAAACGGCGCGAGTCCGGACACCATCACCGTGACTATCCCCCGCAACGGCAACACCCGCATGTATGCCCGCTTGAGAGCCACGGAGAACTAA
- a CDS encoding prolyl oligopeptidase family serine peptidase has translation MNTRIPSLLSCMIPSLGLAAAIQYPDTRKADVIDELHGTPVPDPYRWLEDDNSPETKAWVTAQNKVTEDLLSKIPQRAEIRKRLADLWNFERTGAPQEFGGKWFFSHNTGLQNQSVLKVSDSIDGEGRLLLDPNTLSEDGTVALANFTPSEDGKLLGYSISRGGSDWNEILVRDVATGKDTGDHLKWVKFSGISWAKDGSGFYYSRYDAPAEGAALTQKNEYQKLCFHKIGTPQSEDVLIYERKDQARWGFGGGLTEDGKFLVIHVTEGTDPKNRFFYKDAKPEAKVVELLADADASYDFVGNEGDLFFFRTDLKAPRHRVIAIDVKKPERENWKEIIPESKDLLQGVTMVGGKIACEFLKDARRVITLYNLDGSKLRDVELPGIGSAGGFDGRKEDKETFYSFTSYTDPGAIYRYNLETGESKLWKKPEVGFDGPAYETKQVFVPSKDGTKVPVFITHKKGISLDGSHRVLLTGYGGFNISLSPGFSIGRAVWLERGGILAVANLRGGGEYGSEWHLAGTRLRKQNVFDDFIAAGEWLVKEKYTQPSKLAIQGGSNGGLLVGACMTQRPDLFGAALPAVGVMDMLRFHKFTIGWAWEKDYGSAENPEEFKALLRYSPYHVLKSGTRYPATMVTTADHDDRVVPAHSFKFAARLQECQAKDGPPVLIRIDTSAGHGAGTALSKMIDRTADEWAFLEANL, from the coding sequence ATGAACACCCGTATCCCATCCCTCCTGAGCTGCATGATCCCTTCGCTAGGTCTGGCGGCCGCGATCCAGTATCCGGACACGCGCAAGGCCGATGTCATCGACGAGCTCCACGGCACCCCGGTCCCGGATCCCTACCGCTGGTTGGAGGACGACAATTCCCCGGAGACCAAGGCTTGGGTCACCGCTCAGAACAAGGTCACGGAGGACCTGCTCTCCAAGATCCCGCAGCGCGCCGAGATCCGGAAACGTCTCGCGGATCTCTGGAACTTCGAGCGCACCGGCGCTCCTCAGGAGTTCGGCGGCAAGTGGTTCTTCTCCCACAATACCGGCCTGCAGAACCAATCGGTGCTCAAGGTTTCCGACTCCATCGACGGTGAGGGCCGCCTCCTGCTCGATCCGAACACTCTGTCCGAGGACGGCACCGTCGCGCTGGCGAACTTCACCCCCAGCGAGGATGGCAAGCTGCTCGGCTACTCGATCTCCCGCGGCGGTAGCGATTGGAACGAGATCCTCGTCCGCGATGTCGCCACCGGCAAGGACACCGGCGATCACCTGAAGTGGGTCAAGTTCAGCGGCATCTCATGGGCCAAGGACGGCAGCGGCTTCTACTATAGCCGCTACGATGCGCCCGCCGAGGGCGCCGCCCTCACGCAGAAGAACGAATACCAGAAGCTTTGCTTCCACAAGATCGGCACCCCGCAGAGCGAGGACGTGCTGATCTATGAACGCAAGGACCAGGCGCGCTGGGGATTCGGCGGCGGCCTCACCGAGGACGGCAAATTCCTCGTCATCCACGTGACCGAAGGCACCGACCCGAAGAACCGCTTTTTCTACAAGGATGCGAAGCCGGAAGCCAAGGTGGTCGAGCTGCTGGCGGATGCCGATGCCAGCTACGACTTCGTGGGCAACGAGGGTGACCTCTTCTTCTTCCGCACCGACCTGAAAGCCCCGCGCCACCGCGTGATTGCCATCGACGTGAAGAAGCCGGAGCGGGAGAACTGGAAAGAGATCATCCCCGAATCCAAAGATCTCCTCCAAGGCGTGACCATGGTCGGCGGCAAGATCGCATGCGAATTCCTGAAGGATGCCCGCAGGGTGATCACTCTCTACAATCTGGACGGCAGCAAGCTGCGCGATGTGGAGCTGCCGGGCATCGGCAGCGCCGGAGGCTTCGACGGGCGCAAGGAAGACAAGGAAACCTTCTATTCCTTCACCAGCTACACCGATCCCGGCGCGATCTACCGCTACAATCTGGAGACCGGGGAGAGCAAACTCTGGAAGAAGCCCGAAGTCGGCTTCGACGGCCCGGCCTACGAAACCAAGCAGGTCTTTGTACCCAGCAAGGATGGCACCAAGGTGCCGGTCTTCATCACCCACAAGAAGGGCATCTCGCTCGATGGCAGCCACCGTGTCCTGCTCACCGGTTACGGTGGTTTCAATATCAGCCTCAGCCCCGGCTTCTCGATCGGCCGCGCGGTCTGGCTGGAGCGCGGTGGCATCCTGGCCGTGGCCAACCTCCGCGGCGGCGGCGAGTATGGCAGCGAGTGGCACCTCGCCGGCACGCGCCTGCGCAAGCAGAACGTCTTCGACGACTTCATCGCCGCCGGCGAATGGCTGGTGAAGGAGAAGTACACGCAGCCCTCCAAGCTCGCCATCCAGGGCGGCAGCAATGGCGGCCTGCTGGTCGGCGCCTGCATGACCCAGCGTCCCGATCTCTTCGGTGCGGCCCTCCCCGCCGTCGGCGTCATGGACATGCTCCGCTTCCACAAGTTCACCATCGGCTGGGCTTGGGAGAAGGACTACGGCAGCGCCGAAAATCCGGAGGAATTCAAGGCCTTGCTACGATACTCTCCGTACCACGTCCTGAAGTCCGGCACGCGCTACCCCGCCACCATGGTCACCACCGCGGATCACGATGACCGCGTGGTGCCCGCGCATAGCTTCAAGTTCGCCGCACGCCTGCAGGAGTGCCAGGCGAAGGACGGCCCGCCGGTGCTGATCCGCATCGATACCAGCGCGGGCCACGGCGCGGGCACCGCCCTTTCCAAGATGATCGACCGCACCGCGGATGAGTGGGCATTCCTGGAGGCTAATCTGTAG
- a CDS encoding alpha/beta hydrolase family protein: MAGVRSKAILEAFAEFHRICGVIGQSGRNSGAIALGLLLAAATLTTIQAAASDYSAPDGAPYTAEEVKVLTPAGHVLAGTLTLPKSASRAQPVAAMVTVTGSGAQDRDEAIGLEGFRPFRQVADVLGRRGIAVLRMDDRGTGSSGGNFRGSTSADFAEDIRAGLAYLRSKPEVRSDRLGVIGHSEGAVIAPMVAEKEHGLRAIVLLAGVAEPPRSALQFQIKNGYERDANLSVGERESLIAAIPQKIEGMMAADPWMRFFLTYDPAATMRRVMTPVLILTGERDQQAQPGQVALQEAAFRAGGNTDVTARVLPELNHLFVRDADGFPQNYVKLPPPVMMDEEALKLIADWVVGRMK, from the coding sequence ATGGCAGGGGTCCGGAGCAAGGCGATCCTTGAAGCCTTTGCCGAGTTTCATAGGATCTGCGGCGTGATCGGACAAAGCGGCAGGAATTCGGGTGCGATTGCCTTGGGCCTATTGCTTGCCGCGGCGACGCTGACGACGATCCAAGCGGCTGCTTCGGATTATTCGGCTCCTGATGGCGCGCCCTACACGGCGGAGGAGGTAAAGGTGCTGACCCCGGCCGGGCATGTCTTGGCGGGGACGCTGACCCTGCCCAAATCGGCGAGCCGGGCCCAGCCGGTGGCGGCGATGGTCACGGTGACGGGGTCCGGTGCGCAGGATCGCGACGAGGCGATTGGCTTGGAAGGGTTCCGCCCTTTCCGGCAAGTGGCGGATGTGCTGGGACGGCGCGGGATCGCGGTGCTACGGATGGATGACCGCGGCACGGGCTCGTCCGGAGGTAATTTCAGGGGTTCGACGAGCGCCGATTTCGCGGAGGACATCCGGGCTGGCTTGGCTTACTTGCGTTCCAAGCCTGAGGTGCGGAGCGATCGTCTCGGCGTCATTGGCCACAGCGAGGGCGCGGTGATCGCGCCGATGGTGGCGGAGAAAGAGCATGGCCTGCGTGCGATCGTGCTGCTCGCCGGAGTGGCGGAGCCGCCGCGCAGTGCGCTGCAGTTCCAGATCAAGAATGGCTACGAGCGTGATGCGAATCTCTCCGTCGGTGAGCGCGAGTCGCTGATCGCGGCGATCCCGCAGAAGATCGAGGGAATGATGGCGGCCGATCCGTGGATGCGGTTCTTCCTCACCTACGATCCGGCCGCCACCATGCGCCGGGTGATGACCCCGGTGTTGATCCTGACGGGTGAGCGGGATCAACAGGCGCAGCCTGGCCAAGTCGCTTTGCAAGAAGCGGCCTTCAGGGCGGGAGGGAATACCGATGTCACGGCGCGGGTACTGCCGGAGCTGAATCATCTCTTCGTGCGGGATGCCGATGGCTTTCCCCAGAACTACGTGAAGCTGCCGCCGCCGGTGATGATGGATGAAGAAGCCTTGAAGTTGATCGCGGATTGGGTGGTGGGGCGCATGAAGTAG